In a genomic window of Streptomyces noursei ATCC 11455:
- a CDS encoding MMPL family transporter yields MAMFLSRLGRLTFRRRGVTLLLWLLIFGGMGFAASSAPPPPADTFSMPGTDSQQAFDLLAKKFPDARAEGASARVVVRAPEGRKITDAGQRAEVGQLVAALGTSSPQVVAATNPYRAPAVSISKDRTTAYTVVTYKVSALKVSDTAHDALDAALKKARRAGLTVEAGGDAVKVDQAMGGTGEKIGILVSAIVLVLTFGSMIAAGMPLLTALIGVGIGICGITALGSTLGLSATTSTLAMMIGLAVGIDYALFIVSRFRAERIEGRTPEEAAGRAVGTAGSAVVFAGLTVIVALAGLAVIGVPMLTKMGLAAAGTVAVAVLVAITLVPALLGFAPVKVMARKGRLCYAVKPLSERRQRKAAKHVAGPLKSGRPNLGSRWASYVLRHPVAVLLIGVVGLGAVAVPAASLELGLPGEGSMSTKTTQRKAYDMLSESFGPGFNGPLMVTVQANGAKAAGNTVGAALRTTDGVASVSPAAANKADDTAILNVIPKTGPTEHKTEQLVHQLRATAHDLERGTASRILVTGQTAMFIDFSQTLDDALLPYLGLVVGLAFLLLMMVFRSLLVPLKAALGFLLSVTAALGAVVAIFQWGWLADVLGIEQTGPIMSTMPIFMIGVVFGLAMDYEVFLVSRMRESYVHGVRPAEAVVDGFRHGGRVVAAAAVIMTSVFSGFIMEDNDFIKMIGFALAIAVLFDAFIVRMAIVPALFALLGRSAWWLPKWLDRILPRVDVEGEQLAQHTAPAPHSPRERALVG; encoded by the coding sequence GTGGCTATGTTCCTCTCCAGACTCGGCCGCCTCACCTTTCGCCGCCGGGGGGTGACGCTGCTGCTCTGGCTGCTGATATTCGGCGGTATGGGCTTCGCCGCCTCCTCCGCTCCGCCACCGCCCGCCGATACGTTCTCGATGCCGGGCACCGACTCGCAGCAAGCCTTCGACCTGCTGGCGAAGAAGTTCCCGGATGCGCGTGCCGAGGGCGCCAGCGCCCGGGTCGTCGTCCGGGCGCCCGAGGGCCGGAAGATCACCGACGCCGGGCAGCGGGCCGAAGTCGGCCAGCTCGTCGCCGCGTTGGGGACATCGTCCCCGCAGGTGGTGGCCGCCACCAACCCGTACCGGGCCCCCGCGGTCAGCATCAGCAAGGACCGTACGACCGCCTACACGGTGGTGACGTACAAGGTCTCCGCGCTGAAGGTCAGCGACACGGCGCACGACGCGCTGGACGCCGCCCTCAAGAAGGCCCGCAGGGCGGGCCTGACCGTCGAGGCCGGCGGTGATGCGGTGAAGGTCGACCAGGCGATGGGCGGCACCGGCGAGAAGATCGGCATCCTGGTCTCCGCGATCGTCCTCGTCCTGACCTTCGGCTCGATGATCGCGGCCGGAATGCCGCTGCTCACCGCGCTGATCGGGGTCGGGATCGGGATCTGCGGCATCACCGCGCTCGGCTCCACGCTCGGCCTGTCCGCCACCACCTCGACACTCGCGATGATGATCGGCCTCGCGGTCGGCATCGACTACGCGCTGTTCATCGTGTCCCGGTTCCGCGCCGAGCGGATCGAGGGGCGCACCCCCGAAGAGGCCGCGGGCCGGGCCGTCGGCACCGCGGGTTCGGCGGTCGTCTTCGCGGGGCTGACGGTCATCGTGGCCCTCGCCGGACTGGCCGTCATCGGCGTCCCGATGCTCACCAAGATGGGCCTCGCCGCGGCCGGTACCGTCGCGGTCGCCGTGCTCGTGGCGATCACCCTGGTCCCCGCCCTGCTGGGCTTCGCGCCGGTCAAGGTGATGGCCCGCAAGGGCCGCCTGTGCTACGCCGTCAAGCCGCTGTCGGAGCGCCGGCAGCGCAAGGCCGCCAAGCACGTCGCCGGGCCGCTCAAGAGCGGCAGGCCCAACCTCGGTTCCCGCTGGGCGAGTTACGTGCTGCGCCACCCCGTGGCCGTGCTGCTCATCGGCGTGGTCGGCCTCGGCGCGGTCGCCGTGCCGGCCGCGAGCCTGGAACTCGGGCTGCCCGGCGAGGGTTCGATGTCGACGAAGACCACTCAGCGCAAGGCGTACGACATGCTCTCGGAGTCCTTCGGCCCCGGGTTCAACGGACCGCTGATGGTCACCGTGCAGGCCAACGGCGCCAAGGCCGCGGGCAACACGGTCGGCGCGGCCCTCCGCACGACGGACGGCGTGGCCTCGGTCTCCCCGGCCGCCGCCAACAAGGCGGACGACACCGCGATCCTCAACGTCATCCCGAAGACCGGCCCGACCGAGCACAAGACCGAGCAACTGGTCCACCAACTGCGAGCCACCGCCCATGACTTGGAGCGGGGCACCGCGTCCCGGATCCTCGTGACCGGCCAGACGGCCATGTTCATCGACTTCTCCCAGACCCTCGACGACGCACTCCTGCCCTACCTCGGCCTGGTCGTCGGCCTCGCCTTCCTGCTCCTGATGATGGTCTTCCGCTCCCTCCTGGTCCCGCTCAAGGCGGCCCTCGGCTTCCTGCTCTCGGTGACCGCGGCCCTCGGCGCCGTCGTGGCGATCTTCCAATGGGGCTGGCTCGCCGACGTCCTCGGCATCGAGCAGACCGGCCCGATCATGAGCACGATGCCGATCTTCATGATCGGCGTGGTCTTCGGCCTCGCCATGGACTACGAGGTCTTCCTGGTCAGCCGGATGCGCGAGTCGTACGTCCACGGGGTGCGCCCCGCCGAGGCGGTCGTCGACGGCTTCCGGCACGGTGGCCGGGTCGTCGCCGCGGCCGCGGTCATCATGACGAGCGTCTTCTCCGGCTTCATCATGGAGGACAACGACTTCATCAAGATGATCGGCTTCGCCCTCGCGATCGCCGTCCTCTTCGACGCCTTCATCGTCCGTATGGCGATC